Proteins encoded in a region of the Mariprofundus ferrinatatus genome:
- the rpsC gene encoding 30S ribosomal protein S3 — protein MGQKVNPIGFRLGTIRNWESIWYANDKNFGNNLREDIKLRRYVKERLKHAGVSRIIIERPADKIKVTVHTSRPGVVIGKKGSEIDAVRSDLVKKFGQEVQVFIVEVRRPEAEAQLVAENVAFQLERRVAFRRAMKRAVQSAMRMGAKGVRINCAGRLGGAEIARTEWYREGRVPLHTLRADVDYGFAEASTTYGVIGIKVWVFHGIKLGETEADNA, from the coding sequence ATGGGACAGAAAGTAAATCCGATTGGATTCCGTCTTGGAACGATTCGTAACTGGGAATCGATCTGGTACGCCAATGACAAGAACTTTGGCAACAACCTGCGTGAAGACATCAAGCTGCGTCGCTATGTAAAAGAGCGTCTGAAGCATGCCGGTGTTTCCCGTATTATCATCGAGCGCCCTGCCGACAAGATCAAGGTGACCGTTCATACCTCCCGCCCAGGTGTGGTGATTGGTAAAAAGGGTTCCGAGATCGATGCGGTACGTTCTGATCTGGTAAAGAAATTTGGCCAGGAAGTGCAGGTATTTATCGTTGAAGTGCGTCGTCCTGAGGCTGAAGCTCAGCTCGTTGCCGAGAACGTTGCCTTCCAGCTGGAGCGTCGTGTTGCCTTCCGTCGTGCGATGAAGCGTGCGGTTCAGAGCGCCATGCGCATGGGAGCAAAGGGTGTACGTATCAACTGTGCCGGCCGTCTGGGTGGTGCTGAGATTGCACGTACCGAGTGGTATCGTGAAGGTCGTGTGCCGCTGCATACCCTGCGTGCCGATGTTGATTACGGCTTTGCTGAAGCCAGCACCACCTATGGCGTGATTGGTATCAAGGTTTGGGTTTTCCATGGTATAAAGCTTGGCGAAACCGAAGCTGACAACGCATAA
- the rpmC gene encoding 50S ribosomal protein L29, which yields MSDNKKAKDLRGMKDAELKERMDELAAENMKLRFQKATMQLNNTARVGQVRREIARIKTILAERG from the coding sequence ATGAGTGATAACAAGAAAGCAAAAGATCTGCGCGGCATGAAAGATGCCGAGTTGAAAGAGCGCATGGATGAACTGGCCGCTGAGAACATGAAGCTGCGTTTCCAGAAGGCGACTATGCAGCTGAATAATACCGCTCGTGTAGGTCAGGTACGTCGCGAAATCGCACGCATCAAGACCATTCTTGCTGAGCGCGGCTAA
- a CDS encoding type Z 30S ribosomal protein S14, which produces MASKRMIVKCNRKPKFKVRAYTRCQLCGRPHSVYRKLGMCRICLRKHALAGEIPGMVKSSW; this is translated from the coding sequence ATGGCTTCAAAGAGAATGATTGTTAAATGCAATCGCAAACCAAAATTCAAAGTTCGCGCTTATACACGCTGCCAGCTGTGCGGTCGTCCGCACTCGGTTTACCGTAAGCTGGGTATGTGCCGTATCTGCCTGCGCAAGCATGCACTTGCCGGTGAGATCCCCGGCATGGTTAAGTCGAGCTGGTAA
- the rpsQ gene encoding 30S ribosomal protein S17: MSEATTNKRTLEGVVVSNKGEKTVVVQVERKFIHPRYRKTVRSHKKYMAHDAENTCNIGDTVRIIESAPISRRKRWVMETVLTRAEQL; encoded by the coding sequence ATGTCCGAGGCAACTACAAACAAGCGCACCCTGGAAGGGGTTGTCGTAAGTAACAAAGGCGAGAAGACCGTGGTCGTTCAGGTTGAGCGTAAGTTCATCCATCCGCGTTACCGTAAGACGGTTCGTTCGCACAAGAAATATATGGCTCATGATGCTGAGAACACCTGCAACATTGGTGACACTGTACGTATTATTGAATCCGCACCAATCTCCCGCCGCAAGCGCTGGGTGATGGAAACGGTTCTGACACGTGCTGAGCAGCTGTAA
- the rplN gene encoding 50S ribosomal protein L14, giving the protein MIQNETVLQVADNSGAKSVKCIKVLGGSKRRYASVGDVIVVAVREAMPGGKVKKGEVQRAVVVRTAKEFRRVDGSSIRFDENAAVLLSKQNEPLGTRIFGPVTRELRAKGYMKIVSLAPEVL; this is encoded by the coding sequence ATGATTCAGAATGAAACCGTACTGCAGGTTGCAGATAACTCAGGTGCAAAGAGCGTCAAGTGCATCAAGGTTCTTGGTGGCTCCAAGCGTCGTTACGCCAGTGTTGGCGATGTGATCGTTGTGGCCGTTCGCGAAGCAATGCCCGGCGGCAAAGTGAAAAAGGGTGAGGTGCAGCGCGCTGTTGTTGTACGTACAGCCAAAGAGTTCCGTCGTGTTGATGGCAGCTCCATCCGCTTCGATGAGAATGCGGCTGTGCTGCTCTCCAAGCAGAATGAACCACTCGGCACCCGTATTTTTGGCCCGGTAACACGTGAACTGCGTGCCAAGGGTTACATGAAGATTGTTTCCCTTGCGCCAGAAGTGCTGTAA
- the rplO gene encoding 50S ribosomal protein L15, translated as MKLNELKATEGSRKDRKRKGQGIASGNGKTGGRGHKGQKSRSGGKVARGFEGGQMPLIRRVPKRGFTPRKDNSFQVVNLDQLNAFDDGAAVDAAALFEAGLVRNAVDPIKLLASGELSKKVTVSVTAASAQAAAKVKAAGGKLNLASAEA; from the coding sequence ATGAAACTGAATGAACTGAAAGCAACTGAAGGTTCTCGCAAGGACCGCAAGCGTAAAGGTCAGGGCATCGCTTCAGGCAATGGCAAGACCGGTGGCCGCGGCCATAAGGGTCAGAAGTCCCGTTCAGGCGGTAAGGTTGCACGCGGCTTCGAGGGTGGCCAGATGCCACTGATTCGTCGTGTACCCAAACGCGGTTTTACACCACGCAAAGATAACAGCTTCCAGGTGGTTAACCTGGATCAGCTGAACGCTTTTGATGACGGCGCAGCGGTTGATGCAGCGGCGCTGTTCGAAGCAGGTCTGGTTCGCAACGCTGTGGATCCGATCAAGCTGCTGGCAAGCGGCGAGCTTTCCAAGAAAGTCACAGTTTCTGTTACTGCTGCTTCTGCGCAGGCTGCTGCCAAGGTTAAAGCTGCAGGCGGCAAACTGAACCTGGCATCGGCTGAGGCCTAA
- the rplX gene encoding 50S ribosomal protein L24, with protein sequence MTTLVKTRIRRNDEVVVIAGRDKGTRGKVIRVLPQDGSVLVAKVNMIKRHTRQSQASAGGIIEKEAPLSISNVQYYCAKCKSGVRLGAKTLEDGRKVRTCRKCGEVLDN encoded by the coding sequence ATGACAACGTTGGTTAAAACCCGAATCCGCAGAAATGACGAAGTGGTTGTAATCGCCGGTCGCGACAAAGGTACGCGCGGTAAGGTGATTCGTGTGCTGCCACAGGATGGCAGTGTGCTGGTTGCTAAGGTCAACATGATCAAGCGCCACACCCGCCAGAGCCAGGCCAGTGCCGGTGGTATCATCGAGAAAGAGGCACCCCTGTCTATTTCGAATGTGCAGTACTACTGCGCCAAATGTAAATCTGGTGTCCGTCTTGGTGCCAAGACACTTGAAGACGGTCGTAAAGTCCGCACCTGCCGCAAATGCGGTGAAGTGCTGGATAACTAG
- the rpsH gene encoding 30S ribosomal protein S8 — MMMDRIADMLTRIRNAQTAGIEKIEMPASNALLALAELLKEEGYIAAVKAYNHKGHRYLRLTLRYDDEGQPIIREINRISKSGRRVYVGADEIPRVKSGYGVAIVSTSQGIMTDKSARAAHIGGEVLCTVF; from the coding sequence ATGATGATGGACCGTATTGCCGACATGCTGACGCGTATTCGTAACGCACAGACGGCTGGAATTGAAAAGATCGAAATGCCCGCAAGTAACGCTCTTCTGGCGCTCGCAGAGCTGCTCAAGGAAGAGGGTTATATCGCTGCCGTGAAAGCTTATAATCACAAGGGCCACCGTTATCTGCGCCTGACCCTGCGCTATGATGACGAAGGTCAGCCGATTATTCGCGAGATCAACCGCATCTCCAAATCTGGTCGCCGTGTTTACGTCGGCGCTGATGAGATTCCGCGTGTTAAGTCCGGTTACGGTGTTGCCATTGTCAGCACCTCCCAGGGCATTATGACCGACAAGAGCGCCCGCGCAGCACATATCGGCGGCGAAGTTCTCTGTACGGTATTTTGA
- a CDS encoding adenylate kinase, giving the protein MNLILFGPPGVGKGTQGEKLASEEGIQHLAMGDILRAAVRDGTDAGLKAKAFMDAGKLVPDDVVVAMIEEKIMRDAADGFLLDGFPRNVPQAKALDEMLARHGITVDNVVFMDAPEENLLERLCGRLICRACGFGFHRQYSPPQKSGQCDRCGGELYQRDDDREDVIAHRLEVYREQTSPLLSFYQERAGFSKIDASGEMGAVYAVLKQVVEN; this is encoded by the coding sequence ATGAACCTGATTCTTTTTGGCCCCCCGGGTGTTGGTAAAGGCACGCAGGGTGAAAAGCTCGCCTCGGAAGAGGGGATCCAGCATCTGGCTATGGGCGACATTCTTCGTGCAGCTGTACGTGATGGCACCGATGCCGGCTTGAAAGCGAAGGCTTTCATGGATGCCGGAAAACTGGTTCCGGATGATGTTGTCGTTGCGATGATCGAAGAGAAGATCATGCGTGATGCGGCAGACGGCTTCCTGCTCGACGGATTTCCGCGCAATGTGCCACAGGCCAAGGCGCTGGACGAGATGCTGGCCAGACATGGCATCACCGTCGACAATGTTGTATTCATGGATGCGCCTGAAGAAAACCTGCTGGAACGGCTGTGCGGGAGATTGATCTGCAGGGCTTGCGGTTTTGGATTTCATAGGCAGTATTCACCGCCCCAAAAATCGGGCCAGTGCGACCGCTGCGGTGGTGAGCTGTACCAGAGGGATGATGATCGGGAAGATGTGATTGCTCACCGTTTGGAAGTGTATCGTGAGCAGACCTCGCCTCTACTGAGTTTCTATCAGGAGAGAGCGGGCTTCAGTAAGATCGATGCGTCCGGGGAGATGGGTGCGGTGTATGCCGTGCTGAAACAGGTGGTAGAGAACTAA
- the rpmD gene encoding 50S ribosomal protein L30 has product MAKKETIRIRQVKSGIGYSKDQRATLVGLGFRRMNQVVELEDTPSVRGMVNKVCHLVRIESGE; this is encoded by the coding sequence ATGGCTAAGAAAGAGACGATTCGCATCCGTCAGGTAAAAAGCGGCATCGGTTATTCCAAGGATCAGAGAGCGACTCTGGTTGGTCTGGGTTTCCGTCGCATGAATCAGGTAGTAGAGCTGGAAGATACCCCTTCTGTTCGCGGCATGGTGAACAAGGTTTGTCATCTCGTTCGTATTGAGTCCGGAGAGTAA
- the rplW gene encoding 50S ribosomal protein L23: MSANINHFDILRQPVITEKSYSATGAANQYTFRVARNATKSQVKAAVQAVFEVKVDSVQVINMPAKPKRRGMQSGTRSGYRKAVVRLAEGETLEVSEEV; encoded by the coding sequence ATGAGTGCGAACATCAATCATTTCGACATCCTGCGTCAGCCAGTAATCACTGAAAAAAGCTACTCGGCTACCGGCGCAGCTAACCAGTACACATTCCGTGTTGCCCGCAATGCGACCAAATCACAGGTCAAGGCTGCTGTTCAGGCCGTCTTCGAAGTGAAGGTTGACAGTGTTCAGGTGATCAACATGCCTGCCAAGCCTAAGCGTCGCGGAATGCAGTCCGGTACCCGTTCGGGTTACCGTAAGGCTGTGGTCCGCCTGGCTGAGGGCGAGACTCTTGAAGTGTCTGAAGAGGTATAA
- the rpsS gene encoding 30S ribosomal protein S19 produces MARSLKKGPYIEASLQKKVDAAQASEKKSVIKTWSRRSTIAPDFVGLNFAVHNGNKFVPVFVTENMVGHKLGEFSPTRTYYGHGADKKARKR; encoded by the coding sequence ATGGCACGCTCATTAAAGAAAGGCCCTTACATTGAGGCCTCCCTTCAGAAGAAGGTTGATGCTGCTCAGGCTTCAGAGAAGAAGTCTGTGATTAAAACCTGGTCCCGTCGTTCTACGATCGCACCGGATTTCGTCGGTCTGAACTTCGCTGTGCATAACGGTAACAAGTTCGTTCCTGTGTTCGTGACTGAAAACATGGTTGGCCACAAGCTGGGCGAGTTTTCGCCTACTCGTACCTACTATGGTCACGGCGCGGACAAAAAGGCTAGGAAGAGGTAA
- the rplR gene encoding 50S ribosomal protein L18 encodes MTAKRYESNGAVRRARKVRARVKASGKLRLSIFRSARHVYAQVIDDASGKTLATASSLDAGVKSGGNKSGAEAVGKLIAERAIKAGITEVAFDRGRFSYHGRVQALAEGARAGGLKF; translated from the coding sequence ATGACTGCAAAACGTTATGAATCCAATGGCGCAGTGCGCCGCGCTCGCAAGGTCCGTGCCCGTGTTAAGGCATCCGGCAAACTGCGTCTGAGCATTTTCCGTTCCGCTCGCCATGTCTATGCGCAGGTGATCGATGATGCCAGCGGTAAGACTCTGGCTACCGCGTCCAGCCTGGATGCCGGTGTGAAGTCCGGTGGCAACAAGAGTGGCGCTGAAGCGGTTGGCAAGCTGATTGCCGAGCGCGCAATTAAAGCAGGTATTACAGAGGTTGCTTTTGATCGTGGCCGCTTCTCATACCATGGACGCGTACAGGCGCTGGCAGAAGGTGCTCGTGCCGGCGGACTGAAGTTCTAG
- the infA gene encoding translation initiation factor IF-1 has protein sequence MAKEDIIEMSGEVVEKLPNAMFKVKLENGHELLCTISGKMRKYYIRILPGDKVTVEISPYDLSRGRISYREK, from the coding sequence ATGGCGAAAGAAGATATTATTGAAATGTCAGGGGAAGTGGTTGAGAAACTTCCTAACGCCATGTTCAAAGTAAAGCTTGAGAACGGACACGAACTGTTGTGCACCATCTCCGGCAAAATGAGGAAGTACTACATCCGTATTCTTCCTGGCGACAAGGTAACGGTGGAGATCTCTCCATACGACCTGTCACGTGGTCGTATCAGCTACCGCGAAAAATAA
- the rpsE gene encoding 30S ribosomal protein S5 — MINVDELELNEKLITINRIAKTTSGGRRMSFSALMVVGDGNGHVGFGHAKAKEVPEAIRKATEIAKKSIIYVPRKEGTIHYQVIGVQDASRVMLKPAAEGTGVIAASAVRAVLDAVGIKDILTKSLGSRNAMNTVRATFNGLKELESPEQVAARRGKTA; from the coding sequence ATGATCAATGTAGACGAATTGGAACTGAACGAGAAACTGATTACCATCAACCGTATCGCCAAGACAACATCAGGCGGCCGTCGCATGAGCTTCTCTGCGCTGATGGTAGTAGGTGATGGCAATGGCCATGTTGGTTTCGGCCACGCTAAGGCAAAAGAGGTTCCTGAAGCGATCCGTAAGGCAACTGAGATTGCCAAGAAGTCGATCATTTACGTTCCTCGCAAGGAAGGCACCATCCATTATCAGGTTATCGGTGTTCAGGATGCGAGCCGTGTGATGCTCAAGCCAGCTGCAGAAGGTACCGGTGTTATCGCGGCCTCTGCTGTTCGTGCCGTGTTGGACGCTGTTGGTATCAAGGATATTCTGACCAAATCACTGGGTTCCCGTAATGCGATGAATACAGTACGCGCTACCTTTAACGGCTTGAAAGAGCTGGAAAGCCCAGAGCAGGTTGCCGCACGTCGTGGCAAGACCGCTTAA
- the rplE gene encoding 50S ribosomal protein L5, with translation MARLKEFYKEKVVAALQEEFGYSNPMQIPGITKIVVNMGVGEASQNSKEMEGALSDMATITGQKPVTTRARKSIANFKLRDGMPVGCRVTLRGEQMWEFLDRLVNIALPRIRDFKGVSPKSFDGRGNYTLGLKEQIIFPEIEYDKVDKIRGMDITICTSANTNDEGRALLKLFSMPFRT, from the coding sequence ATGGCTCGTTTGAAGGAATTTTATAAAGAGAAAGTTGTGGCTGCTCTGCAGGAAGAGTTTGGCTACAGCAATCCGATGCAGATCCCCGGTATTACCAAGATCGTTGTAAACATGGGTGTGGGTGAGGCTTCTCAGAACTCCAAAGAGATGGAGGGTGCTCTGAGCGATATGGCTACCATTACCGGCCAGAAGCCAGTAACCACGCGTGCCCGCAAATCGATTGCAAACTTCAAGCTGCGCGACGGTATGCCTGTCGGTTGCCGTGTTACACTTCGCGGCGAGCAGATGTGGGAGTTCCTGGATCGCCTGGTTAATATTGCTCTGCCGCGTATTCGTGACTTCAAGGGTGTTTCTCCGAAGTCATTTGACGGACGTGGCAACTACACGCTGGGTCTGAAAGAGCAGATCATTTTCCCTGAAATCGAATATGATAAGGTGGATAAGATTCGCGGTATGGATATTACCATCTGCACATCTGCGAATACGAACGATGAGGGACGTGCCCTGTTGAAGCTGTTCAGCATGCCGTTCCGCACATAA
- the rplV gene encoding 50S ribosomal protein L22 codes for MSEQVRALHKNSKISPQKARLMADAIRGLDVDRALAVLALSPKKSARLYEKVLNSAVANAEQNHGLDVDQLFVSEAKADAGMTLKRFRPKGMGRMRKRFHRHSHLTVSVSERG; via the coding sequence ATGTCTGAGCAAGTACGTGCATTGCACAAAAACAGCAAAATCAGCCCCCAGAAGGCCCGACTGATGGCCGATGCCATCCGTGGTCTGGATGTTGATCGTGCGCTGGCCGTTCTGGCCCTGTCACCGAAGAAGTCTGCTCGTCTCTACGAGAAGGTTCTTAATTCCGCAGTTGCCAACGCCGAGCAGAATCATGGTCTGGATGTCGATCAGTTGTTCGTCTCCGAGGCCAAGGCCGATGCAGGCATGACGCTGAAGCGTTTCCGTCCGAAAGGTATGGGCCGCATGCGTAAACGTTTCCACCGCCACAGCCACCTGACCGTGTCTGTCAGCGAACGCGGTTAA
- the rplP gene encoding 50S ribosomal protein L16 codes for MLQPKKIRWRKHHKELQRIRGKSPRGASLNFGQFGLKAAEPGRITARQIEAARITINRHVKRQGRVWIRIFPDLPVSKKPAEVRMGKGKGSPEYWVAAVKAGRILYEMDGVDETLARGALERAAAKLPIRTKIVVRGVGR; via the coding sequence ATGTTGCAACCTAAGAAAATTCGCTGGCGCAAGCACCACAAGGAGCTGCAGCGCATCCGCGGTAAGAGCCCACGTGGCGCAAGCCTGAATTTCGGCCAGTTTGGCCTGAAAGCTGCTGAGCCTGGTCGTATCACTGCACGTCAGATTGAGGCGGCTCGTATTACCATTAACCGTCACGTTAAACGTCAGGGTCGCGTCTGGATTCGTATCTTCCCTGATCTGCCTGTTTCCAAGAAGCCTGCAGAAGTTCGAATGGGTAAAGGTAAGGGCTCTCCGGAGTACTGGGTTGCAGCTGTCAAGGCTGGTCGCATCCTTTATGAGATGGATGGCGTGGATGAAACACTGGCTCGTGGCGCCCTTGAGCGTGCTGCTGCGAAGCTGCCGATCCGCACCAAGATTGTCGTGCGTGGAGTAGGACGATGA
- the secY gene encoding preprotein translocase subunit SecY has translation MGGFGNIGKIPELKSRILFTLGMLIVYRIGAHIPVPGIDAAVLAQFFNQAQGSLLGMFDMFSGGALSRLTIFALGIMPYISAAIIIQLMTVVSPKLEQLKKEGEAGRRKITEYTRYFTLVLATFQAIGISIGLEQFSVGGQGVVIDPGLAFRGMTVVTLVTGTMFLMWLGEQITERGIGNGISLIIFAGIAAGLPSAIGGTLELARTGEYTAFTVLLLFAMALAVTGLVVWFERAQRRIPIQYAKRQVGNRMYGGKASFLPLKVNTAGVIPPIFASSLILLPATFAQFTKGAEGFEWLGDISAILSPGAWLYMAMFTGLIVFFCFFYTAIVFNPKDTADNLKKNGGFIPGIRPGQKTAEYVDSVLTRITVVGAAYVALVCLLPEWLIANLSVPFYFGGTSLLIVVVVTMDTMGQIQSHLMSHQYEGLMKKARLKTGK, from the coding sequence ATGGGCGGATTCGGGAATATCGGTAAGATTCCCGAGCTGAAATCCCGCATCCTGTTTACCCTGGGAATGTTGATCGTCTATCGAATCGGCGCGCATATTCCTGTTCCGGGTATCGACGCGGCCGTTCTCGCCCAGTTTTTCAATCAGGCACAGGGCTCGCTGCTGGGCATGTTCGACATGTTTTCCGGTGGTGCGCTTTCACGTTTGACGATCTTTGCTCTGGGTATTATGCCCTACATCTCTGCTGCCATTATCATCCAGCTGATGACCGTGGTTTCACCCAAGCTTGAACAGCTCAAGAAAGAGGGTGAGGCAGGCCGTCGCAAGATCACCGAATACACGCGTTACTTCACGCTGGTGCTTGCCACTTTCCAGGCGATCGGAATCTCGATCGGCCTTGAGCAGTTCTCTGTTGGCGGTCAGGGCGTGGTCATCGATCCCGGTCTGGCGTTCCGTGGCATGACGGTGGTCACACTGGTGACCGGCACCATGTTCCTGATGTGGCTGGGTGAGCAGATTACCGAGCGAGGCATCGGAAACGGCATTTCGCTGATCATCTTTGCCGGTATTGCTGCAGGTCTTCCGTCTGCAATCGGCGGCACACTTGAACTGGCTAGAACCGGCGAATATACCGCCTTTACCGTGCTGCTGCTGTTTGCCATGGCGCTTGCCGTAACCGGTCTGGTGGTCTGGTTCGAGCGTGCGCAGCGCCGTATTCCGATTCAGTATGCCAAGCGTCAGGTGGGCAACCGCATGTATGGTGGCAAGGCATCATTCCTGCCGCTTAAAGTGAATACTGCTGGCGTGATCCCGCCGATCTTCGCATCTTCATTGATCCTGCTGCCTGCTACTTTTGCGCAGTTTACCAAGGGTGCTGAAGGGTTCGAATGGCTGGGGGATATCTCCGCGATTCTTTCTCCTGGTGCGTGGCTCTATATGGCTATGTTTACCGGATTGATTGTGTTTTTCTGCTTCTTCTACACTGCGATTGTCTTTAACCCTAAGGATACCGCTGACAACCTGAAGAAGAATGGCGGTTTCATTCCCGGTATTCGTCCGGGTCAGAAAACTGCCGAGTATGTGGATTCTGTTCTGACTCGTATTACTGTCGTCGGAGCTGCTTATGTCGCTCTGGTCTGTCTGCTTCCTGAGTGGCTGATTGCAAACCTCTCAGTGCCATTCTACTTCGGTGGTACAAGCCTTCTGATTGTCGTGGTCGTGACCATGGACACCATGGGCCAGATTCAGTCCCATCTGATGAGTCATCAGTATGAGGGGCTGATGAAAAAAGCTCGTCTGAAAACCGGCAAGTAA
- the rplF gene encoding 50S ribosomal protein L6, with the protein MSRVGKEPITIPAGVEVRLSDDTVTVKGAKGELSSPLFAGITAEQDGNTLTISCADLETKKTKSFYGLARMLIANNITGVSQGFEKKLELKGVGYRAQSQGKSLNLSLGFSHPVIYALPDGVDATVEQSIITVTGIDKQKVGQVAAEIRAFRPPEPYKGKGVRYVGEHVAMKEGKKA; encoded by the coding sequence ATGTCACGTGTTGGTAAAGAACCTATTACTATCCCGGCCGGTGTTGAGGTTCGTCTGAGCGACGACACCGTCACCGTCAAGGGAGCCAAGGGCGAGCTCAGCTCTCCGCTGTTTGCTGGCATTACTGCTGAGCAGGATGGCAACACCCTGACCATCAGCTGTGCTGATCTTGAGACCAAGAAGACCAAGTCATTCTATGGCCTGGCTCGCATGCTGATCGCCAATAACATCACCGGCGTCAGTCAGGGCTTTGAGAAGAAACTCGAACTCAAGGGCGTTGGATACCGCGCTCAGTCACAGGGCAAGAGTCTGAACCTTTCACTGGGATTTTCGCATCCTGTTATCTACGCGCTGCCTGATGGCGTGGATGCAACAGTCGAGCAGAGCATTATTACTGTAACCGGTATCGACAAACAGAAGGTCGGCCAGGTTGCTGCAGAGATTCGTGCTTTCCGTCCGCCTGAGCCTTACAAGGGCAAGGGTGTTCGCTATGTCGGCGAACATGTGGCAATGAAAGAAGGCAAGAAGGCTTAA
- the rplD gene encoding 50S ribosomal protein L4, producing MAKITIVDQNNKEVSKRELNPAVFGLESDAGFVHRVYASLASAQRAGTSATKTVANVSGGGKKPFKQKGTGRARQGTTRAHHMRHGGTAHGPNADTTFVSRINKKERRRALCLVLSDAVRAGKLTVVNKLELDAPKTKSFADVLGALEAKSGLIVLAEANSNVELSGRNIPNTKVVLDGQMNLHDLLKCERVILTEAAVDKLEERLS from the coding sequence ATGGCGAAGATCACCATCGTAGATCAGAACAATAAGGAAGTGAGCAAGCGTGAGTTGAATCCGGCTGTATTCGGTCTCGAGTCTGACGCCGGCTTCGTTCACCGCGTCTATGCATCACTGGCATCTGCACAGCGTGCAGGCACCAGTGCAACCAAGACCGTGGCAAACGTTTCAGGTGGCGGCAAGAAGCCTTTCAAGCAGAAGGGTACAGGCCGGGCTCGTCAGGGTACAACCCGTGCTCACCACATGCGTCATGGTGGTACTGCTCATGGCCCGAATGCTGATACCACATTTGTATCACGAATTAACAAGAAAGAGCGTCGTCGTGCACTCTGCCTGGTTCTTTCCGATGCAGTTCGTGCCGGTAAGCTTACTGTCGTCAACAAGCTGGAGCTGGATGCGCCTAAGACCAAGTCATTTGCCGATGTTCTTGGTGCACTTGAAGCGAAGTCAGGTCTCATCGTTCTGGCAGAAGCCAACAGCAATGTTGAGCTTTCCGGACGCAACATTCCGAACACCAAAGTGGTTCTCGACGGCCAGATGAATCTGCATGACCTGCTTAAGTGCGAGCGTGTGATCCTGACCGAGGCTGCTGTAGATAAACTTGAGGAGCGTCTGTCATGA
- the rplB gene encoding 50S ribosomal protein L2 has product MALKALKPTTNGNRGRIGVVNEDLHKGAPEKSLVSGLTKSGGRNNNGRVTSAHRGGGHKRLYRMVDFKRDNFGIGGKVARVEYDPNRTAHIALVVFSNGDKRYILAPQGLRPGDEVMSGPEAEVRPGNAMPLAKIRVGTLLHNVELKPGKGGQIARSAGASIQLMGKEGGRAVLKMPSGEFRRVDSRCLASIGVMGNADHSNRKVGKAGRTRWLGVRPNVRGVAMNPVDHPHGGGEGRTSGGRHPVTPWGVPTKGHKTRAKNKASNRDIIRRRNQK; this is encoded by the coding sequence ATGGCATTGAAGGCATTGAAACCAACAACAAACGGTAACCGCGGTCGTATCGGCGTGGTTAACGAGGATCTGCACAAGGGCGCTCCTGAGAAGAGCCTTGTTTCAGGTCTGACAAAATCAGGCGGACGTAACAACAATGGCCGTGTAACCAGCGCCCATCGTGGTGGCGGACACAAGCGTCTCTACCGCATGGTCGATTTCAAGCGTGACAATTTCGGTATTGGCGGTAAGGTTGCGCGCGTCGAATATGACCCTAACCGTACAGCGCATATCGCACTGGTTGTTTTCAGCAACGGCGACAAGCGTTACATCCTTGCACCACAGGGCCTGCGCCCGGGTGATGAAGTGATGAGCGGTCCGGAAGCGGAAGTTCGTCCGGGCAATGCAATGCCACTGGCGAAGATTCGTGTAGGTACCCTGCTGCACAACGTTGAGCTGAAGCCTGGCAAGGGCGGTCAGATCGCACGCAGTGCAGGCGCATCCATTCAGCTTATGGGTAAAGAGGGCGGCCGTGCTGTCCTGAAGATGCCATCCGGCGAATTCCGTCGTGTTGACTCCCGCTGTCTGGCAAGCATTGGCGTCATGGGTAATGCAGACCACTCCAACCGTAAGGTAGGCAAGGCCGGTCGCACACGCTGGCTGGGTGTTCGCCCGAACGTTCGTGGTGTTGCCATGAACCCGGTTGACCATCCGCATGGTGGTGGTGAGGGCCGTACATCCGGTGGTCGTCATCCGGTTACCCCGTGGGGTGTACCGACCAAGGGTCACAAGACCCGTGCAAAGAACAAGGCGTCGAACCGTGATATTATTCGCCGCCGCAACCAGAAGTGA